The DNA region TACTTATTAATCaaagcttttattcagcaagtgtttgatcaaaagtgccagttaatacatttataatgttataacagATTGCTacctcaaataaaagctgtttttgttactttctattcatcaaaaaatcctgaaaaaagtaccgtattatggtttccacaaaaatattaagaagcacaaccgttttcaacattgatttctgaaagatcatgtgaccctggagaaaattcagctttgcatcacaggaatatattacattttttaaatatatattacaatagaaaacaattttaatgttgATAATATTaaggtttttactgtatttattaacaaataaatgcagcctttgtttgcAAAAGAGACTAACTTTAcagacattaaaaaatcttaccaacctcaaccATTTGAAACAGTAGTGTAACTGTTTATAAAAAATGGTGTATTTTATCTTAttctttttgctgtttttctcCAGAGTTAagatatatacatttgtattattattatttttttttttcagtgtctgaGTACTCTAGTATAAGTGTCATGGTGGGCTATTGATAATATTATCAGTCATGTCACACAGTGGTAATGATCTGCGCATGTATGTGTCTGCATTCTGTTACAGCTGCCCACATGAccctaacaaacaaaaacaataaccacttgcatttgttttgtttattgaaaccgctaaatcatattaaaatacaCAGCACTGACAGTCTGACACAGAACTACAAACAGTCATTAAATACTTCctttacaatatttacacaagCTTTTGTTAACTTAGAATTAAATAACATCTCTTCCATTCAAGTCAATGGCATTAAAGAAGGAAATcgattaaaagaaacatttttaaagtttaaatgggAATATACAGTGATCCCAAAAGGTATGTGGACACACAAAGTGGCTGTGTGTAATTATTCGAAGTGAAAATGCTGTCTCCAATCCTAGTGTAAAATGCAGAGACAGCTGTAAGTAAGACTTCTATTTCCCTGAAGCGTGTAAACAGCGTGGGTCTGAGGCTTGTAACATAACTCTGTTGGTTTGAGCGGCATAACAAGTTGACACTGGTTCAGCCAGTGCTGTGAGTTTGAGGTTTTTCCAGCCAATGGCTGATGGGAGGACAGTTCCGgaaacatgtttaaaaacagttaccattaaagggatagttcacaaaaaatgaaaatgtgatgtttatctgcttacccccagggcatccaagatgtaggtgactttgtttcttcagtagaacacaaacagagatttttaactcaaaccgttgcagagtggatgggaatcatgttTTTTGAGGGtcataaaaacatacacaaacaaaaccaaatgaaaccctGCGGCCCGTGACGAttcattgatgtgtaaagacacaaaatgatcggtctgtgcaagaaactgaacagtatatgGTTTTCTTTATCTCTGATTTTCACCGCATTGTCTGAACTGACCTGAGTTCAACTGTCCAGGCTGAAGAAGCAGCTCTcagacagttcagacattgcggtGAAAATCGAAATGTAAATACTAATCAATTTCTTGCAAAAACCAGGCCAGGCTAAGTTTCTGAACACTGAAATAGAAGCTTGCATGTTAATCTTGGCGATCATACTGTGTGTTAATGTTAGATGACGTCAGAGTTGCAGACGTTCGTAAGGAGTTGCTTTAACAGATGCTTGTTTAGGGGACGTTACAGTAAGCACTTTGAACTCTTATTTCAAGCGATCAAGAGAATATGATTTCTCATGACAGCACACCTGTCAATTGATTACACCATTTGTTGAGTTTGTTCCCCGCTGGTGTCGGTGGTCTTCTGTTGTCTCATTTCTGGATAGGTTTTTGCTGTGCGGTCATAGTCTTATCCATAACTATGTGGACTTCTGGGATTGATTGGTGCATCTTGCCGTCCGTGTGGGCCGTTCAGCTGGTAGAGACGGTGGCTGAGGTTTTGTACCTGGCATGTGCCGAGGACGCATCCCACACGCATCCGCTGACCCTGTGGATGACTGCGTGATCCTCTGAGGTCATGCCGATATTCCCGGAAAGGTTCCCTGTTTTGATTGGCTGCTGTGTTGGTCTGTTTCAACGGGGGTCCTTTATGCAGGAGGGCCCTCCAGACCGCACGGCGCTCCCTTGCCCCGACACTCGAAGCTATTGAAGGAATGGTGATGGTTTCCATGAAGATATCACCCTTTGTTTCTGAAAGCTTTCCGGGATTGCTGGGGAAAACTCGATCTGGTGAGGGAAAGAGAAATAATCTGGCTGACCTCCAGTGGAGCACATGCATGCATTGACCAGGTCTGTTTAAAAACATCATTCAGACTTCCACATAGAAGCTGACTTAGGTTAAGTATTAAAGTAGAGGCTCTGCAGCATTAAGACCAATTTAGGTGGAGCCTGTTATTAATCAAGCGTTTCTCTGGCTGTAGTCTGAGCTATTTGTGGCATGCATTAATATTCCCTCACTCTACAACACACTCCTTCTTCAGTCTGGCTCCTCAGGAGGCATTCTGAGCAttgttaaaatattgattaagAAAAATAAGGGATATAAAATTGTTAGGCTGAGGTCTCTGACTGTTTTAGAGGGTTATGTTATGTGGTGTTTGGCACTATATTTGCTATTAATTTAGTTATTGTATTTGTAAAAGAGTTATTTAAGGTAAAGTTTGTAATTGCTGTgtcactacactgtaaaaattgattgtccaaaatgataaatgtagtaaaatattgaaaatgtttacaggaaaaaatattattcccgtcttttttcttttttttttttaatttcacatttagttTGATaggtttttcttgtttctttgtaattatttacgattatttgacatttctgagtttaaattgttttttctttttaggaaaaAAAGTTGTATTACAGTTTTCATGAATGGTAAGCTGTTTGGACAGcatttggaaaaataataataataataatatgtatatgatgtttttgatatttaaatattatatcccactataattttttatgcagatatatttatatatttgtaaattctAATCATGATATCAGAGTatctgtatgtatgcatgcatgtatgtgtccGAGTGTAGGTGTTACAGACCGTGTGTCAGTGTATGTGTTTACGGTATGCATTAATGTGGGGTATAAGTTAGTACTTTAAATTTAAACCTAATCTGAATCAGAATGTTTCTGAACAGGATTAGTCTGGATGCAGtaccataacacacacacacactgtatcttttcctttttcttttccttttctataaCACACTTCTATTACTCAAATTGGTTAAATGATTGCATTAATTAAGTCAACCGGAACCCACGCAAACCTTTGTTTAGTACTCAGTTTGACGTCTGTGATAGCAAACCTGTTGGAAAATATAGCACAACCATTGATACTAGACATGTTTTAGGTGCCAGATGTATTGTGCAGTGAATAGCTGGCATTATGTGGTGAGTCTGTTGGCAGAACCGGAGATGTGGGACCGCCGGGGCTCAGGGTCAGTACaggtctgactgtgtgtgtgtgtgtgtgtgtgtgctgcacttGCTCCTTCATATCATTAAATGTGGGCCAGAGCAGGAAAGACTGAACAAGCCTGGAATCATTGGAGTTTCCAAAACACATTCCTCATTTAACATGGGCTACACACACTGcttaacaacaaaacacacactgcTTTCCCTCTTGTGAAGGTCACCATCAGTCAAACCTTTCCTGAACAACACATCTACGTCATTAAGAGCTTCAACAATGTTTTAGTCTGCCTGTCTGCCTGAATCGATTTGGTGTGTTCTATCTATCTACTGATCTGTCGTTCTGTCAGCTGTTCGGTCTGTTGTTCTATTGATTGTTTGGATATTCTATAATTCTGTTCATTGTTCTGTCTATAAACCCACAAACTAAAACTTATTTTCCTAAACTTTCAAACAAGTCTTTGTCAAGCCAGCATTCAAACTCTATATTGACAAACTTTCCTTTCTAGTTAAACattgaaatgtttacatttttaatgttgaacgtttctacttttttaaatataaacgtaAAAATCCAATTCAGCCCCTTTTCCTTTTTGATGACACAGTTCAAATTTGATTCAAATTCAGGAGTTCTTTTATCAGTGAACTCTTGCCTTTGGGTTTCAGCTTCTTCCTGTTACATGCACTTTGTACTGTAATTGCTTTCACTTACACTATCGTGATGAAATCCGGCTTCTTATCTTAATTAGTTTGACACCCTTTGTTGTAGTCATATGTATGATTAGATAAGAAAAGTCCCTGTGCATCATAAGTGTATACTGAATTGAAATCAGGCCGGAGAGCAGCAGCCAAGCACAGTTTCTCCATCACCCCGTCCCAGCATAAGCCCTACTAAGCCTCTTCCCCAAGCTAAAGTCCTACGGTTTCACTGCTCCATTCATACACTTCAGTCTCTGATTCTAGATTACACACACACGCCCAAGTGTCTGTGAATATGGAAGACAGCATACAAGGTGAAGAGTCTCTTGGATTGTAGAGTAAGAAGAGGAgatgtattttgattttttattctGACGACTAGTCAATGAGGAAGTCTGTAAGTTTCagtttgagagagagaaagagagatccaACATTAGTGCCCTGCATTGGGCCTGAGAGAGAGATGTTAGCATGCACAAATATCCATCTTAGTCGCACAAACTGTTAAGAATGATGTTGCAATCCACTCACTGAGAGTGCTCAAGGGGCTAATTTGGGGGGAAAAACTGCTTAAATCCACCTTACGTAAATTCATTGTGCCCTTACACGAGTGTGTACGCAAAAGAGGATTTAATTTCCAGTTGAACATTAAAGTCCTAAATCACTTGCTGCTTGTTACCTCACACCATCTGTTTGACCTTTTCTCACATTAGGCACTCACTGCGTGTTCAAATTTATCCTGTAACCTTGTTTCACTTTTGAAGGCCACAGACTTATTGTTAA from Carassius auratus strain Wakin unplaced genomic scaffold, ASM336829v1 scaf_tig00027323, whole genome shotgun sequence includes:
- the LOC113079204 gene encoding ADM2-like yields the protein MMFLNRPGQCMHVLHWRSARLFLFPSPDRVFPSNPGKLSETKGDIFMETITIPSIASSVGARERRAVWRALLHKGPPLKQTNTAANQNREPFREYRHDLRGSRSHPQGQRMRVGCVLGTCQVQNLSHRLYQLNGPHGRQDAPINPRSPHSYG